CACACGCCGGAAGCGATCGGCGACGGCGAGCGCGCGCCACCGGTCAAAGGCGAGGCCATCGAGCGGGGCGCGGGCAAAGGCGTAGTGGTACATCTCGCGCACCAACCCGCGCATGTCGCGGCGCCCGTCTTCCGTGAGCGACGCATCGCGCACGTATTCGTTGGGCGTCTTGCTGGGATGGAAGCGCATCACCTGTCGCGCGTCGAGTTCGAGCACCAGGCGCAGGAACTCGGCCTGCATCGCCCCCGCGTAGTCGCCCAGTGCAGCCAGCCGCGCCGACTCGCGCGTGTACCAGGTGGCGTCGCGCGGGGCACTCGCCGGTCCCGCCGTCTCGCGTTGCGCCTGGCGGCTCCCGTGCCGCAGCGTGCGCAACGCCACCCACCCCGCGTGCGCCAGGATGAGCGCGAGCACGCCCACGAGCGCCCACACCACCGCGTTGAAGGTGGCCGGGTTGGTGCGTTGCAGCTCATCCACCCAGCGTAGCAGCCCCCCCCACAGGCGGCGCAGCGCCCCGAACGGATCCTCCCGCGCCTCCCACCGATAGGCAGGCGCCGCGAAGACCGAGTCGATCGTGGCGCGCAGCGAGTCGGCGCGCGCCGGCGACAGCGCCGGCGGGAGCGCCGACCCCTGCAGCAGGAGAGTGAGCGGCGGTGCGATCGGCATCACCCCGGCTGCTGCAACGACGTCGCCAGCATCTCGAGGTCAAACCCTTCCTTGCGCACTCGCATGTCGTAGTAGAGCACCGTCGTGAGCGCGTAGAAGAAGGGGAACACGAGGATCTGCAGCACCGAGACCACGAGCTGCGCCAGCAGCTGCAACGTGGACTCGGTGACGTCGCCGCCGGCACCGGCGACCACGAAGGCGCCGATCGCCATCCCCGGGATGAACAGGAGGATCACCGCCACCATCAGCGCGCCGAAGATCTTCAGGCGTTCCCCCTTCGTGAGTGCCCAGCTGCGCCCCATCGCCGCCGTCCCGCCCGCAATGTCTTCCAGCACCAGCGCCGACGGGGTGAGCATGAGTCCGCACGCAATGATGATCCCCGGAATGATGAGGAAGAGGAAGCCCACCCCCATCAGGAGCGACATGAGGATCGACGTCCCGATCAGCCGCCCCAGGTAAGGCGTGGAGCGCTGGAATGCCTCCCCGACGGGGAGCGCGCTGCCCAGGTACGTCTCGGCAACGAGGAAGGTCGACGTCGCGGAACCCACGGAGCCAAGGACGAGCGAGAGTCCCATGCTCAGCGCCCACAGCCCCGGCTGCTGCGTGGGTCCACCCGCGCTTTCGACGAAGATGCCAATCGCCAGCGGGATCGACTGCGTGAGGATGGAGACGATGAGGAGCGGAACGAACAGCAGCCTGTAGATCCCGAACGCAGTGTCGAGTACCTCACCTAGCGACATCGGACGCAACACGGGAATTCGCATCAGTGCCTCCTCTCGGCAACCCGGATGAACCCACCCTGCACAATTCTCACGCCAAATGCGCTTCTATGGAAGCGCTGGGCGGCATCGTATGTTGCAGATGACGACCGGCACGGCGTGCGCGCACCGTGCGCTCGGCGTGCCAGGCGTGGTTCGCTCCTGCGCCCGAACTATCAGCCCCGCTCGCCCCGTTCGCCCAGATGGCCGTTGCCACGGATTACCGCCAGCACCTGGAGGTCGAGACGCCGGAACACGTCGTCATCGACTACGAGATTGCCGGGTTGGGGAGTCGTGGCCTGGCGACGATCATCGACACGACGATCGTCATCCTGCAGATGGTGGCGCTGCTGTTCGTGATGATCAAGCTCCGGGAGGTGACGGAGCTCGATATGTCGTGGATTTTCCCGCTCGTGCAGTTCGGGTTGTTGTGGGGCTACTTCGCCTTCTTCGAGGGGTTCCGCGACGGGCAGACGCCGGGCAAGCGGTGGATGGGGATCCGTGTGATCCGGGACACCGGGCATCCGGTCACGATGCGCGAGGCGGCGGCGCGGAACATCCTGCGCGTGGTCGACTTCATGCCGCCGCCGTACTTGTTAGGCATCCTGTTCGTCGCCTTCCATCCGCGCGGCAAGCGTATCGGCGACCTGGTGGCGGGGACGGTGGTGGTGCGCGACCGCCCCACCGAGTCGCCGGCGCCGACGGCGGAGGAGGAGCTGCCGGCGGTGGCGGGGGCGCCGCAGCTCGGCGACGAGGAGTACCGGGTGCTGCGCGAGTTCGTGGCGCGCGCGCCGAAGCTCCCGGGGGATGCGCGCACGCGCCTGGCGTTGCCGCTGGCGGCGCGCCTTGCCGACCGGTACCCCACGCGCCCCGCGAACCACGTCGCCTTCCTCACGCAGGCATATCGCGACGAGACGGCGCGGCGGCGCAGCCGCTTTGCGGCTGGCGGCCAGCGGAGCGCGGCCGAGCGCCTGGTGGCGCGGAAGGGGGGGCGCTGGGACGCCTTCGACAGGATGGCAATGCGGGCAACGCAGCGCGGCCTCGACGACCTGACGGCCGCCGAACTCCCCGACTTCGCGGCGCGCTACCGTGAAGTGGCCGCCGACCTGGCGCGCGTGCGCACCTATGGCGCCGATGCACGCACGCGCCTTCGCCTGGAGCGGCTGGTGGCAACGGGACACAACCTGCTCTACCGCGACGACCGCAAGACGTGGACGCGCCTGGGGCGCTTCGTGGCGATCGAGTGCCCGGCCGCGGTGGTCCACGCCTGGCGCCTCGTCCTGCTCGCCGCCCTCGCCTTCTCGATCCCCGCGTTAGGCGGCTATGCCGCGTTGCGCGAGCGTCCGGCGCTGGCCGAGGAAGTCCTCCCCGCCGTCATGCTCGAGCGCGCCGAGGAGGGAAAGCGCGAGCTGGCCGCGGGGCGCGGCTACGCGCAGGCGCAGTCGGACGACCGGGCGTCGATCGCCTCGTTCATCGCGACCAACAACATGGGCGTCGCCTTTTCGTGCTTTGCCGGGGGGATCGTGCTGGGGGTCGGCTCGCTCGCCTCCCTCGCCTTCAACGGCCTGGCGTTAGGCGCGGCCACGGCGCACTTCCAGAACAACGGTCTGCTCGCCTACCTGTGGACCTTCATTGCCGGGCACGGAGTGCTGGAGCTGTTCGCGATCTTCTGCGCCGGCGCCGCCGGCCTCCTCCTGGGGCTCGCCATTGTGCGCCCCGGCGCATACTCGCGGCGCGACGCGCTCGTCCTCAACGCGCGCACCGCCATGCGGCTGGTCGGGACTGCAGTCGTCCTCCTGCTGGTGGCCGGGGCAATCGAGGGCTTCCTCTCCACCAGCGGGGCGTCGCCGACCGTGAAGTTCGTGACCGGAGCTGCGACGGCGTTGCTGCTCGTGGCGTATTTGGGGATTGGAGCACGTTCTACCAACAAGGCCTGAAGCTCGACACCGAGGATTCACGGGGCTGACACTTGTCAAAAAGCTCGACACGGAGGTCCACGGAGGATTCACGGAGGTTTACGGTGATTCGCCGACGACCTCCGTGAACCTCCGTGAGACCTCCGTTCACCTCCGTGTCGAGCTTTCTTGTGCTTGAAATCGCTGTAGCGCAACTATCGCCTCGCCCTGAACGACGAACGGCGCCTCACGGCGCCGTTCGTACTCCCGTCCGAGGTTACCGAATGCCAGCGGATGCACTCGGCAGCGAGTAACTCCACGGTTGCGGCGGAAGCTTGCGCTGGCGCGGATAGACCTCGTCCAGCGTGTTGGCGTCGTAGAGGCGCCCGTTCACCATCACCATGCTGATGGTGTTCGAGTTGCGGATGTTCTGCAGCGGATCCTTATCCAGGACCAGGAGGTCGGCCATCTTCCCCGCCTCCAGCGAGCCCACGTCCTGCGCCAGGCCAATCGCCTCGGCGCCGACGATCGTCGCCGAGCGAAGGGCGTCGTGCGTCGAGAGCCCGCCGCTCTGCAGGAGCCAGAGTTCCCAGTGCATCCCCAGGCCTTGCAGCTGGCCGTGCGATCCCACGCCGATGCGACCGCCGGCAGCGACCGTCTTGGCCACGTCCTCGGCGTGCTGCCACATCGCGTACTCCTCCTTCACCGCGAAGCCGGCCGGGCCAGGGGCGTTCCCCGCACCGCGACGGCGGATCTTGGTGTCGAAGTCGACCGGGTGCGTGAAGGTGCGGAGCTTCTTGTCCGAGAGCATGTCCTCGCTCTGGTAGAACCACCCTTCACCGAACGGGCCGCCGTATTCGACGATGAGCGTCGGCGAGTTGGTCACCTGCGTCGCCTTGTACCACTCGAAGACGTCGTTGTACTTCGGCGTGATCGGGATGGTGTGCTCGATCCCCGGGTAGCCGTCGATCCCGTGCGTGATGTTGAGCTTCGTGTCGAGCCCGCCCTCGGTGGTCGGCATGATCCCCAGTTCCTTCGCCGCCATGATGATCCACTGCCGCTGCTGGCGGTTGCCGGCCATGTACATCTTGAGCGTCTTGGTGTCGTAGTACTTCGCGTACCGCGACAGGACCTGCTTGGCGTGCTCGAGGTCGCGTACCGGCTCGCTCCAGAAGACGCCGGGGCCGGTGGTGTAGATGCGCGGACCAACCATCTCGCCGTTGGCCACGCGATCGCCGTACGTCATGAAGTCGGTCGTCGACGTCTGCGGATCGCGCGTCGTCGTGGTCCCGTAGGCGAGCGTGGTGAGGTACTGCCAGGTCTGCGTGTTGTGCACCTGCGGGGTGAGCCACTGCGGGTGATAGTGCGTGTCCACCATCCCCGGCATGATCACCTTCCCCGCCACGTCGATCTCCTTCGCGCCGGCCGGGATCTCCACCGCGCCGCGCGCGCCGATGGCAACGATGCGGTTGTCGCGCACCACGATGTCGGCGTTGTCGATGATCTCCTTCCCCTTCATCGTGATCGCCTTCGCCCCGCGGAAGACCGCCGTACCGCGCGGCACGTCGCGCGTGGCGGCGACGGCGATGCGCATCTCGTCCGGCTTGTAGCCCGGCTTGGGGGCGTTCTTCTTCGTCGTGTCGGCCTTGGCGATCGAGTCGACCCGGGCGAAGGAGTCCTTCTTCGCCGGGTCGGCGCGCAACGCGGCGACGCGCCTGGCGTCGGCCTTGAGCGAGTCATCGACCACCTTGGCGCGGTCCAGGTCGTACGTCCAGAGCGCGTTGCCTAACGACCACATCACCTTCTTCCCGTCGCGGCTCCACGTGGGGAACTCACCCCCCACCTCGTTGAGCTTGCGCACCGGGACCGAGGCCGCGGCGGGCATCGCCACGGAGACCGTCGGCGCCGAGCTGCCGATCACCGGGATCGCGATCACGTAGAAGTCCATCCCGACCATCGCCAGCGCCCGGTCGCCCTCGGGGGCCATCATCACCAGCGCCGCCGGCGGCGGCTGCGGTGGCATCGGCTCCATGTCGTGCCCGTCGCCTAACGTGGACGCGTGCAGCAGGTGCGGGCTCACCGTGGGGCGCGCGGCACGTCCCCCCACCCACGCCTTTGCCACCTGCACGTCGAGCCCCGCGTCGAGCGTCATCGAACCGCCAACGCCGGGGAAGCCCATCCCCGGCGGCAGCGGCCCCGTCACCCGCAAGTGCGTCTTGAGGTCGGTCCCGTCCCAGCGGAACGAGACGAGCCCCTCGC
The sequence above is drawn from the Gemmatimonadaceae bacterium genome and encodes:
- a CDS encoding stage II sporulation protein M, with amino-acid sequence MAVATDYRQHLEVETPEHVVIDYEIAGLGSRGLATIIDTTIVILQMVALLFVMIKLREVTELDMSWIFPLVQFGLLWGYFAFFEGFRDGQTPGKRWMGIRVIRDTGHPVTMREAAARNILRVVDFMPPPYLLGILFVAFHPRGKRIGDLVAGTVVVRDRPTESPAPTAEEELPAVAGAPQLGDEEYRVLREFVARAPKLPGDARTRLALPLAARLADRYPTRPANHVAFLTQAYRDETARRRSRFAAGGQRSAAERLVARKGGRWDAFDRMAMRATQRGLDDLTAAELPDFAARYREVAADLARVRTYGADARTRLRLERLVATGHNLLYRDDRKTWTRLGRFVAIECPAAVVHAWRLVLLAALAFSIPALGGYAALRERPALAEEVLPAVMLERAEEGKRELAAGRGYAQAQSDDRASIASFIATNNMGVAFSCFAGGIVLGVGSLASLAFNGLALGAATAHFQNNGLLAYLWTFIAGHGVLELFAIFCAGAAGLLLGLAIVRPGAYSRRDALVLNARTAMRLVGTAVVLLLVAGAIEGFLSTSGASPTVKFVTGAATALLLVAYLGIGARSTNKA
- a CDS encoding PD40 domain-containing protein — translated: MTKRLSLTLAALVLAAPLSAALAPAMAQGGPPGAAAGGAAAVTLPLKTARTHTFTTTKGTWISLDVSPDGQQIVFDMLGDLYTLPIAGGKATRLTSGMAYDAQPRYSPDGKSIVFVSDRSGGLNVWTLSLDGKDTTQVTKGNDNEYISPEWAPDGKYIVVSKAGGLFGTAKLWMYHVDGGNGVALTATPAIPPQMKLTGAAYGKDPRYLWFAARQGDWQYNALGPQYQLYVWDKETGRVSQTSTRFGSAFRPALSPDGKYLVYATRFETRTGLRLRNLETQQEDWLAFPVQRDETESRAPLDAYPGYSFTPDSRSIVVTYGGEIWRVPVDRTAPSKVPFEAEVKLEMGPEVAFKWRVDTSSSFTARQIRDIAPSPDGTKLAFSSLDKIYVVDLPAGTPTRVSRSELGEFGPAWSSDGKSLAWTTWTDAQGGSIVRANWDVKKGWSTQTLTSGGLYADLAWSPGGDRIVATRAAAREMQEAGAAFFGPAAAEFVWIPATGGATTVIMPTGGMGNAHFTKDATRIFAYGGREGLVSFRWDGTDLKTHLRVTGPLPPGMGFPGVGGSMTLDAGLDVQVAKAWVGGRAARPTVSPHLLHASTLGDGHDMEPMPPQPPPAALVMMAPEGDRALAMVGMDFYVIAIPVIGSSAPTVSVAMPAAASVPVRKLNEVGGEFPTWSRDGKKVMWSLGNALWTYDLDRAKVVDDSLKADARRVAALRADPAKKDSFARVDSIAKADTTKKNAPKPGYKPDEMRIAVAATRDVPRGTAVFRGAKAITMKGKEIIDNADIVVRDNRIVAIGARGAVEIPAGAKEIDVAGKVIMPGMVDTHYHPQWLTPQVHNTQTWQYLTTLAYGTTTTRDPQTSTTDFMTYGDRVANGEMVGPRIYTTGPGVFWSEPVRDLEHAKQVLSRYAKYYDTKTLKMYMAGNRQQRQWIIMAAKELGIMPTTEGGLDTKLNITHGIDGYPGIEHTIPITPKYNDVFEWYKATQVTNSPTLIVEYGGPFGEGWFYQSEDMLSDKKLRTFTHPVDFDTKIRRRGAGNAPGPAGFAVKEEYAMWQHAEDVAKTVAAGGRIGVGSHGQLQGLGMHWELWLLQSGGLSTHDALRSATIVGAEAIGLAQDVGSLEAGKMADLLVLDKDPLQNIRNSNTISMVMVNGRLYDANTLDEVYPRQRKLPPQPWSYSLPSASAGIR